The genome window TCTCATCTTGCCACCATTGAATGCAAATTCCATGGTAGCTCTGATTAACCCAGTTATCCCCTGTACACACTGGTGTGTATTTTCATCTTACTGGTTTGTTTTTGATAAGGAACGATTCAGGCCTTTTGCTAAACACAATCGAGCTGAAACACCTGTCTTTCTCGTGTGTTCatggtacagtgtgtgtggtCGTGTGGTTGTGGACGATGTGTGCTGGTCTCGCAGCAGAAGTTAATGGGGTGGATATGACACAGGCAAATTAGTTATGTGACATCAGGTTTCAGGGTGTTTCTCCTCCTCCCACTCTACTGTTGCTGACGCATGCTGAGTCTGTGGGTTAACCcgctccactcctctccccctttctcaaaCAAGCTACCACAAATAGAGGCTTGGGTTTCAGGAAAATTACAgttcataatatatatatatatacgcacacAGTATGAGGAACACAAGATAAGTTCCTTATCGAGAACAAACCAGTAGGACGGAGAACAAACAGTTAAAGGACCATGGATAAGATACCATGGTGTATGTTACTCTGATATGATTGTGGAAAACAAAGCAGTATTTCATTCGCCCCTATCACTGTTCTACTTTTATAACAAGCATAAGGAAGGCAATACATGCCAAAGTaaaaatatgaatgtcatctgagTGGATAGTTCTGGTTTTGCTGCCCCCTGCTGCCAAAGAATAAGAACGACACTTACTGCAGAGAAGTCATGAACTGTTTGTAACCtaaagtgtatgtgtgtttgtgtatgttccATAGATCCCCAGTCTGAATGAGCTGCAGTCGGCTGTTGATGACGTCACCAAGGCTAATCTCAACTCAAAAGTGAAAGAGGTAATTCTGTCTGAACTAAATAGGcacactaaatacccccccccctcccccattgagagagagagagagcagttgaaATGGATTAGTGAAGTGTAACTGACATTCCACAGCATGGTCCTGTTTGTGAGAAAGGAATTGAGATCCACTTTTTTCATCCATTGACTTCTATGCTTCATTTCTGCGGTAGTTACAGAGGATGTTTCTGACCATGTGTATTTCAGGGAGAATACTTATTTGCCAGTATTCCCCAGAGAGTGACCAACGACACCAGGGACATGGTACAGAGTGAGTATTTACCTTCAAGGCCACTACTAACTGTTATAAGATTAGGACTAGTTCAGTTAAACTACTAGCTGTTATAGGTCATTATTATTCACAGTGACACTAACAAGAGTCTGATATCTACTAGCCGTATCTTATGCTTTAACCTAAATACCtttaaaactgaccttggatcagtgTCTAGAGATAcattcatccctctccttctccttcagaTGTGAAGCAGCAGCTTGAAGTCATCAAGAGACAGATCTCTTTGGTGAAGGGATACATCCCTGTCTCTGCCCTCAGCAAAATCTCAGACACACTGGGAGAGGCTCAGAGATACATCGACATGTACTCACCACAGGCAGAGTGGGTAGAGATGATCAGGtaatgagtacacacacacacataggcacgcGCACACACTGACAGGGCTGAACAGATAAGGTAATTATCCCTCTGTGTTTTTGTCTCTCTAGGTGGGGTGTGGGTATTATCCTGAGCTGTGTAGTTCTCCTGGTCGTAGTGTGTAACCTTCTGGGTCTGTTTTTGGGTCTGGTGGGACTGAGCCCTCAAGACGACCCGACAGAACGATCCGGCACCGCCAACTGCGCAGGAACCTTCCTAATGGCGTAAGTACTGTcacaggtgtctgtctgtgtgtgtgggtatgaggATGGGCATAAAGGACATTTGGTAAAATAATTATCTCAActtatttgtctgtgtgtgtaggggtgcaGGGCTAAGTTTCCTGTTCTCCTGGCTCTTCATGCTGGTGGTGTTAATACTGTTTTTACTGGGAGGGAATGTCTACACACTGGTCTGCCAGCCCTGGCGCAGTGGACAGCTACTACAGGTAAGAACACACTCTCATACATGCACAATTAATTCATTGActcactgattgattgattgtgtcTCCCCCCTCCACAGTTTGTTGACACTCCGGGCCTGATACCTGGATTCAATTTAAGAGAGATACTGGGCCTGAAGAGCAACCTGCCTCTCATTGAAGTATACAAGTATGTAGCAACATTATAAAGGGTTATGTACATTAAAGATCTTCTTTCTGGTTTTCTAAAGGATTGttataagtcactctggataagagtgcctgCTAAATGTAACTTTGTTCTATTACTATTATGCAATGTAAGGATTAATGGTgcgcgggtcagctgtttgttcaccggCACCCGCCCGCaattattctttatttttttcacctttatttaactaggcaagttaagaacaaattcttatttacaatgacggcctacactggccaaacctagacgacgctgggccaatagtgcgtcgccctgtgggactcccaatcacgtccggttgtgacacctcaagcactgaggtgcagtgttttagaccgctgcgccactcgggctaATAACCCATTCGCAACCGCCTGACAATATGtgaagtgaaaatctgaggcccgCACCCTAATCCAATAATATAGAAAATGCGCTGTAGGCTACAGTTAGAGACGGCAGACATTTGTTTTTTTGCAGGGTTCAGGATTGTTTTaaatatgtttctgcttataattttggtaggctatttgttatcTCAACTTgtccatcagtggaggctgctgaggggaggacggttcataataatggctggaatggaatcattggaatggtatcaaacacattcaCTCCATTCCGGCAATTATTAttagctgtcctcccctcagcagcttccacTGTTGTGTATAATTAGATAAATGCAGCTTTActtctgtcattatatgttgcccaagaagactaaataaacacttgctcaccagaataatgtaataaatcgatagaatgaatgcttcaatatAGTTGACATCTCTGCTTCTTTCGCAGAGGAAAGACATTTAGGGACCGGGTAGAAAATGCAAtagctcaacaacaaaaaactagaATGTTTTTCTGTGCAAAATTTCCAAAAGACATACGTTTGACTGGCTGTGAAAATGACCCAATacgtttctgataagatttcatttcgggcttggatgcatattttatgtggttgataAAGATGGCACCTCTACAGATGGTAGGTATCTAACTGCACATTCGCATTCTCTCAGGatgctgaaagaaataaatcatatttACCCACTCCTGTTCCTGAGTCAAAATTCTGCCTACATTtggtgtataattttactgcaagaaatgcttcaTTCTGCAGGAGTTCATATTAAGGCTATATGAGacgttatagacctacagttggTGTCCAGaattcagtttccatttaacccatctgaacagtaggctacactTCCCTTGATGTGCCATCGGCCTATTTAAAGTCCCCGtcttgtgactgtcgaatttgtatagcgcctcacaatcatcacacatctATCTATCTGCTGTCATTCTCTTTTACCACTTCCCAAACATTAGTTATCTGGCACTCCCTTCTCTTTAGTTTCAACTCTCCATTTTGCGATTCGCAgattttctcttattgaattaaactccaGCATTTTCCTTTTTTGCCTCCGTGATCGACTTGAACATTAACTTTTTCTCCCCGTTTCCAAAAGCATTTGGCGGTTGGCGTGTTGGCTATTTGGCGCACGTACAGTTAGGTCCTAAAGCTTAGGCATTATGCACTAATGCCAGATAGCCTAAAATATTGAAAGAAAAAcgtcaatgtagcctatagatataaattgcacaagaTGAATGATACATTTATGGATATTTAAGGTATTATTTTCTCTTCATTTAACCTAACCGCCACCCACcagcccttcatccacacaatatttcatgaccctaaacccgcCACACTACGGATATAACTGCTGGGACTGCGGGTTATTAGTCAACCTCCACATCACTACTAAGGATGTATTGTTGTGCGTGTGTTTGTAGTGAATGTGAACAGAACAGGCCTCTATGGACAACCTTCCACCTGTATGAGCTCATAGACCTCAATGATCTACTCAACGTGTCCAAAGTAAGACTGTCAAGCTACGGTTTCTACTCTTATCACATgtggtttttactttttcaatcACCATACACTGTCTACTGATGATTACTAGGAATCACTTTATATGGGTGGTTAATTCCAAAATCTTGTCTTATGTTTCTACTTCCAAAGTGGTGTAAAGTCCACATTTCAAACCATCTGCTATactagcataatgtttccactacTCCTTTTAATTACGTGTCCACCTCTCGCCTCCCAGTACAAAGAAGAGATCCAGCAACAGTTTGACAGTAATGAGATCAAACTGCCTACCATCACCCTGCTCACACCTGAGATACGCAAACAGCTACACAGCTTCTCTGACATGGTCCATGATGCTGACATAAGCTCTGTCACACAGCAggtacaaagtgtgtgtgtgtgtacacgtagaTGTGCTTGTGCATTTATGTGTGACCTTTGGTCTCTAATAGTTTGTAACGTGTTCAATTGGAGTGTATATTAGGACAACATGCAGCGTCACGTCAAGTATggttacaaagtattttaactATTTCTATACCTGTTTCAGATCAAAATTATTTCCAGCATTAATCTGACAGAAATAGCAGGCATGTTAGACCAACTTGCTACTGTTCAAGTGAGTAATAAAACATGGAACATTGTTACAAACATATTCCCTCCCTCTGAGCACTCTCAGGCTCTTCCATCAATGATACGATGTGAACATCAGTGTGTGCACTAGTCATATAGATGTTTGTATAAAGACACTAATGTGATGCATGTCTCTCAACAGAATAATACAGGTATTCAAAAACGGCTGACACAGGAGGCTGAAGACCTGAGAGGGATCCAGTCAGGTATTGTCACTACCATCATCCCACAACTGGTACGTCTGACTGGCCTGGTGCTATCTGTTTCTGCTCTGGACAACTTCAGCAAATGTCACATATGTGTGGTTGTACTAAATATACAGCTATCTGAATGTCTGGATTATCTATGACTATTTTATAAATCCTTAAGAGGTCATTATCCAGAGCAGAGTCCTATATATTGTAAATAGATATATTACCTGTCTGACTTTTGTGTTTCAGACTCAGTTGAACTCCAACATATATGCCCTCAGTGTTGTAGCATCAGAGATCAATGTAAGTAATACTGCAGAATGTTCAGAAAGCATGAGCTGCAAGGGTTCTTTCATTAAACAATGAAAATATGTAGCTTTGCAATGCATGctcatccctctttctttctccctccctacctctttcTTCTTTAGGGCACAGTAGGAGATGTGTTAAATAAAGTGGGAACAGCTCAAGACTTCCTCAACACCAACACTACACAGATAGTCAAGGCCGTGAGTAACCACACACATGCACGTTAAAACGCATGCTCAAACACAGGCATATCTACTCACGAAAATAATCCTTTACAACCAGAAAATGACATCATATGCCATTTGGGTTTCTTTCCTAGAAAGATAAACCATTTCATCTGGTTCATGACCTCAGGTGTTCTGTACAGTAAAGAAGGAGAGATGGTAGCACCACAGCCATTACTCACATCTTAGCCCACAGTCACACAGCCCACTTCACATAGTTAAAGGGAGTTCCACCTGATTTTCTGCTGCAAAGCTCCACTGATTCTCATGACTTCTGAGTCAATAGAGAATGTATGAAATTTACacttgtttttctttctttttctcaggCGAGTAGGGGGTTCCTAGACTGTCAGATGGGGTACTTCACGAAGTATGCTGACTGGGCTAACCTCACGGTGGGTTCACTTAGCATTCTACTACTACTGTATCACTGCATTGctgtatcttgtgtgtgtgtgtggtttaattTTAggttcctatgtgtgtgtgtgtgtgtgtgtgtgtagtttagcCTCAGCCTTATGTGTAAgaatgtgtggttgtggttgatgtaaaaagggctttataaaatacatttgacgaaatttgattgtgtgtgtgtgggtatgtagaTCACTCAACAGATTGGTCGCTGTGGCCCAGTGGCAGAAGCTGTGGACTCAGCTGAGGTTGTAGTCTGCTCAAATATGGTGGAGTCTCTGGTGAGAAAATGATTTCATGCACGCACCCACGCACAGAAAATGATACACTGCGTTAATCTAATATTGTTCATTAacctacatctgtgtttgtgTCCAGAATGCGTTCTGGTTCAGTCTGGGCTGGTGTATGATCTTCCTGGTCCCCAGCATCATCTTCTCCATCAAACTGGCCAAGTTCTACAGGAGGATGAAGCACAGCGATGTCTACGAGTGAGTAGCAAACATATTTACACATATTTACACACATACATCAGATGATTGTATTTATGTACTGGGCGGGAAATACTCATTCAGAAATAAGACCAGGGCccgtatatacagtgggggaaaaaagtatttgatcccctgcttattttgtacgtttgcccacttacaaagaaattctcagtctataattttaatagtaggtttatttgaacagtgagagacagaataacagcaaaacaATTCAGaagaacgcatgtcaaaaatgttatacaatggttagcattttaatgagggaaataagtatttgacccctctgcaaaacatgacttagtacttggtggcaaaacccttgttggcaatcacagaggtcagatgtttcttgtagttggccaccaggtttgcacacatctcaggagggttttgtcccactcctctttgcagatcttctccaagtcattaaggtttcgaggctgacgtttggcaactcgaaccttcagctccctccacagattttctatgggataaacccctacaactcatccagaacgccgcagcccgtctggtgttcaaccttcccaagttctctcacgtcaccccgctcctccgcacactccactggcttccagttgaagctcgcatctgctacaagaccatggtgcttgcctacggagctgtgaggggaacggcacctccgtaccttcaggctctgatcaggccctacacccaaacaagggcactgcgttcatccacctctggcctgctggcccacctacatctgcggaagcacagttcccgctcagcccagtcaaaactgttcgctgcccaggcaccccaatggtgaaacaagctccctcacgacgccaggacagcggagtcaatcaccaccttccgtagacacctgaaaccccacctctttaaggaatacctgggataggatatagtaatccttctaacccccccggataagagcgtctgctaaatgatgtaaatgtaaatggattaaggtctggagactggctaggccactccaggaccttaatgtgcttcttcttgagccactcctttgttgccttggccgtgtgttttgggtcattgtcatgctggaatacccatccacgacccattttcaatgtcttggctgagggaaggaggttctcacccaagatttgacggtacatggcccgtccatcgtccctttgatgcggtgaagttgtcctgtccccttagcagaaaaacacccccaaagcataatgtttctacctccatgtttgacggtggagatggtgttcttggggtcataggcagcattcctcctcctccaaacacggcgagttgatgtcaaagagctccattttggtctcatctgaccacaacagtttcaccagttgtcctctgagtcattcagatgttcattgggaaacttcagacgggcatgtatatgtattcttgagcagggggaccttgcgggcgctgcgtgttaccaattgttttcttggtgactatgttcccagctgccttgagatcattggcaagatcctcccatgtagttctgggctgattcctcaccgttctcatgatcattgcaactccacgaggtgagatcttgcatggagccccaggccgagggatattgacagttcttttgtgtttcttccatttgcgaataatagcaccaaatgttgtcaccttctcatcaagctgcttggtgatggtcttgtagcccattccagccttgtgtaggtctacaatcttgtccctgacatccttggaaagctctttggtcttggccatggtggagagtttggaatctgattgactgattgcttctgtggacaggtgtcttttttacaggtaacaagctgcggttaggagcactccctttaagagtgtgctcctaatctcagctcgttacctgtataaaagacacctgggagccagaaatctttctgattgaggggggtcaaatacttatttccctcattaaaatgcaaatcaatttctaacatttttgacatgcgtttttctggatatttttgttgttattctgtctctcactgttcaaataaacctactattaaaattatagactgatcatttctttgtaagtgggcaaacgtacaaaatcagcaggggatcaaatacttttttcccccactgtacagtaccagtcaaaagattggacacacctactctagGATTTTTCTTTgtattgactattttctacattgtagaataatagtgaagacatcaaaactatgaaataacacatatggaatcatgtagtaaccaaaaaagtgttaaacaaatcaaaatatattttatatttgagattcttca of Salmo salar chromosome ssa01, Ssal_v3.1, whole genome shotgun sequence contains these proteins:
- the prom2 gene encoding prominin-2 isoform X1; this translates as MGACRSVWRLGGCARLVSAWIGALLLGSSLALPPPATCPKGVSPMNLIQTQYQSIPRADAGFMSGVVQSFLHTVQPNPFPKDLLVKFVEKRGNIYDDKKTIKEVLLYEVGFLVCAAIGIVYIILMPLVGFCLACCRCCGYCGGHMYQEQTKAVHCHRRGLYWATLLTTLVILAGNICMFFTNQLLKVSVEDSSVELSNRLGNLQTYLTAVPHQIDSVLIESNKTVDEVTRSLNDIGPLLGREIQRSLEGPLNPALKSVSDIAKVVNRTSVLLVGLNSTLTQLQSDVTVVQANVSSVRDSINSTLRYPDCNGCSAYQSELERLTFDTTITIPSLNELQSAVDDVTKANLNSKVKEGEYLFASIPQRVTNDTRDMVQNVKQQLEVIKRQISLVKGYIPVSALSKISDTLGEAQRYIDMYSPQAEWVEMIRWGVGIILSCVVLLVVVCNLLGLFLGLVGLSPQDDPTERSGTANCAGTFLMAGAGLSFLFSWLFMLVVLILFLLGGNVYTLVCQPWRSGQLLQFVDTPGLIPGFNLREILGLKSNLPLIEVYNECEQNRPLWTTFHLYELIDLNDLLNVSKYKEEIQQQFDSNEIKLPTITLLTPEIRKQLHSFSDMVHDADISSVTQQIKIISSINLTEIAGMLDQLATVQNNTGIQKRLTQEAEDLRGIQSGIVTTIIPQLTQLNSNIYALSVVASEINGTVGDVLNKVGTAQDFLNTNTTQIVKAASRGFLDCQMGYFTKYADWANLTITQQIGRCGPVAEAVDSAEVVVCSNMVESLNAFWFSLGWCMIFLVPSIIFSIKLAKFYRRMKHSDVYENHIAMNILPQAQVKPY
- the prom2 gene encoding prominin-2 isoform X2, which produces MPLVGFCLACCRCCGYCGGHMYQEQTKAVHCHRRGLYWATLLTTLVILAGNICMFFTNQLLKVSVEDSSVELSNRLGNLQTYLTAVPHQIDSVLIESNKTVDEVTRSLNDIGPLLGREIQRSLEGPLNPALKSVSDIAKVVNRTSVLLVGLNSTLTQLQSDVTVVQANVSSVRDSINSTLRYPDCNGCSAYQSELERLTFDTTITIPSLNELQSAVDDVTKANLNSKVKEGEYLFASIPQRVTNDTRDMVQNVKQQLEVIKRQISLVKGYIPVSALSKISDTLGEAQRYIDMYSPQAEWVEMIRWGVGIILSCVVLLVVVCNLLGLFLGLVGLSPQDDPTERSGTANCAGTFLMAGAGLSFLFSWLFMLVVLILFLLGGNVYTLVCQPWRSGQLLQFVDTPGLIPGFNLREILGLKSNLPLIEVYNECEQNRPLWTTFHLYELIDLNDLLNVSKYKEEIQQQFDSNEIKLPTITLLTPEIRKQLHSFSDMVHDADISSVTQQIKIISSINLTEIAGMLDQLATVQNNTGIQKRLTQEAEDLRGIQSGIVTTIIPQLTQLNSNIYALSVVASEINGTVGDVLNKVGTAQDFLNTNTTQIVKAASRGFLDCQMGYFTKYADWANLTITQQIGRCGPVAEAVDSAEVVVCSNMVESLNAFWFSLGWCMIFLVPSIIFSIKLAKFYRRMKHSDVYENHIAMNILPQAQVKPY